The sequence below is a genomic window from Thalassomonas haliotis.
GGTAGATAACTCGGTTAAGCTGGCCTCCCGCAACTGTTGCGGGAAGGCATCAAACACCAATTGCAGTTTTTGCCCCAGCTTTAGCTGGTTGTAATCAACTTCATGCACCCAGGACTCGATATAAAGGCCGGTTAATGACGGAATTTCGGCAATCGCCCAGGACGGCTGCGCCGTCATACCGACATAAATCTTTTCCCCGTTCCAGGGGTGGTAGGCATAAAGCACCGGCCCGCTACGCTCGGCATAAAGACTCATTTCATCCAGTTTTCCCTGCCGGTAAGCCAGGGTATCTTTATGCCGGGTTATTTTCAGCGTTTGCTTGGCTATGGCCACTTCGTGGGCCACTTTTGCCTGTGCCAGCTCTTCTTCTGCCTTGGCGCTGGCCACCAGGCTTTTTTCCAGGGTTAGTTGATTTTTTTCATAGTCATAGTTGCTCAGGTGGGCGCGGGGAATACCGGCATCGAGGCGGGCTTTTTCCAGCAGCAGTTTTTCTTTTTTTAAACCATAACCGGCTTCGAGTATTTTCTGCTCGCCTTTATTAGTCAGGCGTTTAAGCTCTTCTTCGGCGCTGATCAGGCTGACTTGTTCCTGTTCAATTTGCGACTGGATATTGCCGCTGTCGAACACCACCACCAAATCGCCTTTTTTAGCAATATCACCTTCCGGCAACAACCATTGCAACTGCACCCGCCAGTTGTCGGTTTTCGGGGAATAAAAGGTCTGGTTATCGCTGGCTTTCACTTGCCCTGTCAGCAACAGACCCCGGTTTTTGGCATGGCCCGCTGTGCTTGTTACCACAGCAATAACAAGCCAGCATAGGACTAAGGTTAATTGATACATGAGCGGTCCTCGATAACAACACCGTCTTTCATTCTGATCACCCGCTGGGCGTAAGCGGCAATGTCCTCTTCATGGGTAACCATGACTATGGTTTGTCCCTGCTGATGCAGATCAAGCAGCAACTGCATAATTTCCAGGGATGTTTTACTGTCCAGGTTTCCCGTGGGTTCATCGGCGAAGATGACTTTAGGATGATTGACCAAAGCTCGGGCAATCGCCACCCTTTGCCTCTGGCCCCCCGACATTTCAAAAGGTTTATGATGGCTCCTGGCAGATAAGCCCACCTTGGCCAGCATTTCCTCCCCCCTTTGCCGCGCCTGCTCAGCACTGAGTTCACTGTAGCGCAGGGGTAAAATAACATTGTCCAGGGCGGTTAAGCGCGGCAGTAAGTGAAAGGTTTGGAAAATAAAGCCGATTTTCTCATTGCGGATCTTTGACAGCTGTTCATCGTCGATATCCTTAACGGACTCCCCGGAAAGTAAATACTCACCCGAACTTGGCGTATCCAGGCAGCCGAGCACATTCATCAAGGTGGATTTACCCGAGCCTGAAGTGCCCATAATGGCGACAAACTCATTTTCACTTATGCTTAAAGTAACATTACTCAGTGCCCGCACTTGGGTTTCGCCGCTGCCATATACCCGATTCAACTTCTCTATTCGGATCATTTATTCGTTAGTCCTTGTTAACCTGATATCCGGACTTATCCATTTACTATCCCGGTATTAAGCCGGTCCGGCAATCATGTATCTCCCCGGAAAAGGAGAAAATAAAAATGTTAGTAAAAGGTTAATTCCATGAGAATTAATCGCTTAATATAGCGAATAACCACTTTAATGAAAACTCCCTTTTTTCAATACTCACGGCAGATGGTAAAAAAGCTGTAACTTCATTGACTTAAAAAGATTACACCGGATTACATCCGCTAGAAATGCCTTATGCGGCGATCACCGCCAGCGGACATAACATCTGGTATTCCAGTTTGGTTTTTTTGGTGATTTGAAAACCATGGCGTATATAAAGGGCGCGCGCCGGATTCTCCAGCAAGACATTTAAAGTAACCGGCACCGACAGTTGCAGCGCCCTTTTTTTCACGACAGTTAAGACCTTACTGCCAATCCCCGACCCCTGGTATTTGGGCAGTATCTGCAACTGGCGGATATGCAAGCTGCCGGGTTTTATGCCCAGTTTCAGCAGGCCTATAGGTTTACGGTCACGTAAAATAATATGGGAGTCGTTAAAGAACTCATAAATGCGCTCCAAATGCTGCTCTTCGGACATAAAAATGCCCGCTTTTCTCAAGTGCGGGCTCATGGATTTTCTGCGCAGATCCAGCAAAAAATCTATATCCTGTTGGCTTGCCTTCCTAAAACCTATGGTAAATTTCATTTTCTGTTTACAACTCACTTTTCCCGAAAAGGTCCCGAAGATATTGCGGCCCTAACCAGGCAATCACATTAACGCGCCGGCGCTTTTGTTGCTCATTTGCGCGAATCAATGCCGGACCGGATCCATACTAACATTATTGTTTAGCGGGATTAATAGTAATTGTTCGCGACCAGGAGAAATGTGGCCGGCTTTATGTTTAAGGGGTGACATTTTGCCAGTAATGCTGCAGGTTACAGTTATCAGTAGTGCTAAAGGTTTCGGTTAAAGTGGTTAATTGTGCCACCCGATCCAGGCGGAACATACGGTAATCGTCGCGGATTTCACACCAGGCAATCAAGGTCCAGGTACTGCCCCAAAACACCAGGCCAAGCGGCCAGACGGTACGCTCTGACTCCTGGCCGTCTTCACGGCGGTAGTGCAGCAGCAATTTGCTCTTATTCTTAATGCCCGCCTGTATTTCATCGCTGTTACGGGCGCTATATTCCCGGTGCAGCGCCGGTACTATCAGCCATTCAGGCTGTTGTACATATTGGCGGTGAAGCTCATCCGGCAAGACCGAGTGGATCTTATGCAAGGCACTGTCGGCGGCGCTGCCCATTTTTTCACCGCTCCAACTTTGCACCATACGCACTCCCAGGAGTAAAGCCTCCAGTTCATGTTCATCAAACATCAGCGGCGGAATGGCAAATTTTGGCGCCAGGCGATAACCTATACCGGCTTCCGATTCGATCGGCATGCCGGATAACACCAGCGCCTGCATATCCCGGTAAATGGTGCGCTCCGAAACCTCCAGTCGCTGGGCCAGCTGTAAGGCGGTAATAACAGAGCGGCGTCCCCGCAAAATATTAAGGATTTGAAATAAACGTTCGGCTTTACGCATGAAAATTGATCAGTATCTTATTGCTTAGTTAACGGTATGCTGACGCCGCATTTAACTGCCGCTGCATTGTCCCTGTGCCTGACTTAATACCCTCATATGGGACATGCTGACCGATTGCTCATCGGCAATTGCCATCAAGGCCTTGCCGGCGGCATGCGCCATAAAAGCTTCACCGGCAGCTTGCGCAGCGGCCATATCCTGCCAGTAGACAACATCATATAACAGCCCGCTATCATTTTCAGCAACAGAGCGGTACATAAAACCTTCCAGGGTTTGTAAAAAACGGTTCACCTGCTCCTGGGTTGCCACTAAGTCCTGCCTGCTGACACCCGCTTTTAATTTATAGGAAACCGTTTCGATCACTGTATTTTGCATAATTGCTCCTGATATTCTTTTTATGTGAAAAATTAAAACTTAAATAACAATGCATTATTAAGTGCATGACTAAATGCGTGACTAAATGCGCTATTGCTTGATAATAAAGACGCACCAATAAAGTTCATCTTATTGTCCGCACGGCAACAGCATAATCCCCCTCTCCTGACAGCATGATGTCAGGAGAGATAAAAACAGGGAAAATAACGGAAAAGCCAATGTTGATTTTTCACCGCCATTTAAAGCTAAGCTTCAAAATACAGGGCAAAGGCCAAATTCAAGTGAGTAATAGTGACAAATCAATAGATAAATAAGCCGTTATTGTTAAAAAACAGTAAACTAGGGGCCTGTATTACCCCTTCAGGAGAAAAGATGAATTCTGTCAGTTACGGCGGGCAAGTTTTTACCCCATCGAAAATCATTTGTGTCGGCCGCAATTATGTCGAACATATCCATGAGCTAGGCAATGAGGTACCCGACAATATGGTGCTGTTTATAAAGCCTAATTCTGCCATATCGTCCCGGTTGTCCGCCTTTGACCGGGAAGCCCTGCATTATGAAGCCGAGTTATGCTTTTTGGTAAAAAATAACCGCTTTGCCGCGGTGGCCTTAGGCTTAGATCTGACCAAACGCGCTTTACAAAGCCAGTTAAAAAATAACGGCTTACCCTGGGAGCGGGCAAAAGCTTTTGATGGTTCGGCGCTCTTTAGTGAATTTGTCGAATTCGCCGAGCATGATCTGCAGCAGCTCAGCTTTGAACTTACCATCAACGACATTCAGGTACAGGCAGGCAATATTGAATTGATGATCTATAAACCCCGGGAAATAAGGGAAGAAATTTTAAGCTTTATGAGCTTAAATGACGGTGATATTGTGATGACAGGCACGCCAAAAGGTGTCGGTCAAATCCACCCCGGAGATGTCTTTGCCGGTAAGGTTTGTGCCAATGGCCAGCCCCTGCTCAGCAAATCCTGG
It includes:
- a CDS encoding GNAT family N-acetyltransferase, coding for MKFTIGFRKASQQDIDFLLDLRRKSMSPHLRKAGIFMSEEQHLERIYEFFNDSHIILRDRKPIGLLKLGIKPGSLHIRQLQILPKYQGSGIGSKVLTVVKKRALQLSVPVTLNVLLENPARALYIRHGFQITKKTKLEYQMLCPLAVIAA
- a CDS encoding HlyD family secretion protein — translated: MYQLTLVLCWLVIAVVTSTAGHAKNRGLLLTGQVKASDNQTFYSPKTDNWRVQLQWLLPEGDIAKKGDLVVVFDSGNIQSQIEQEQVSLISAEEELKRLTNKGEQKILEAGYGLKKEKLLLEKARLDAGIPRAHLSNYDYEKNQLTLEKSLVASAKAEEELAQAKVAHEVAIAKQTLKITRHKDTLAYRQGKLDEMSLYAERSGPVLYAYHPWNGEKIYVGMTAQPSWAIAEIPSLTGLYIESWVHEVDYNQLKLGQKLQLVFDAFPQQLREASLTELSTQPEARKEWGNDVYFRAVFSFPADEQLKLLPGMSARLELPASPAKQSKGESSE
- a CDS encoding ABC transporter ATP-binding protein, which produces MIRIEKLNRVYGSGETQVRALSNVTLSISENEFVAIMGTSGSGKSTLMNVLGCLDTPSSGEYLLSGESVKDIDDEQLSKIRNEKIGFIFQTFHLLPRLTALDNVILPLRYSELSAEQARQRGEEMLAKVGLSARSHHKPFEMSGGQRQRVAIARALVNHPKVIFADEPTGNLDSKTSLEIMQLLLDLHQQGQTIVMVTHEEDIAAYAQRVIRMKDGVVIEDRSCIN
- a CDS encoding helix-turn-helix transcriptional regulator: MRKAERLFQILNILRGRRSVITALQLAQRLEVSERTIYRDMQALVLSGMPIESEAGIGYRLAPKFAIPPLMFDEHELEALLLGVRMVQSWSGEKMGSAADSALHKIHSVLPDELHRQYVQQPEWLIVPALHREYSARNSDEIQAGIKNKSKLLLHYRREDGQESERTVWPLGLVFWGSTWTLIAWCEIRDDYRMFRLDRVAQLTTLTETFSTTDNCNLQHYWQNVTP
- a CDS encoding fumarylacetoacetate hydrolase family protein produces the protein MNSVSYGGQVFTPSKIICVGRNYVEHIHELGNEVPDNMVLFIKPNSAISSRLSAFDREALHYEAELCFLVKNNRFAAVALGLDLTKRALQSQLKNNGLPWERAKAFDGSALFSEFVEFAEHDLQQLSFELTINDIQVQAGNIELMIYKPREIREEILSFMSLNDGDIVMTGTPKGVGQIHPGDVFAGKVCANGQPLLSKSWLAR